In Clostridium swellfunianum, a genomic segment contains:
- a CDS encoding D-alanyl-D-alanine carboxypeptidase family protein gives MHRKFYKIFSYIVITALISANLIEVKVKAAEPYIDARTAVAIDAKSKVVLYEKNAHMLVPMASTTKIMTALVALNYGDLDRKIEISAKAASIRGSTVGYKKGEKVPLKELIYGLMLRSGNDAAIAIAEGLAGSVDEFVRLMNEYANQIGVYNTHFESPHGLDSQNHYSTAYDLAVITAKARENQLFNEIVKSKDVDGNEEGFTRSFHNINKILSMLENSTGVKTGYTGQAGKCLVTSVTIKDHDVIIVVLNSPGRWKETEKINDYVVKNYEYKKFFSKGDVVSEVPVDNEKEKLQLLAEEDIIIPVKQGLDYEVKVIKPNYEITGPIKKDFKLGNVDIYTEGKKIYSKPLIADRNINKKGILRRLLGI, from the coding sequence ATGCATAGGAAATTTTATAAAATATTTTCATATATAGTGATAACGGCTTTGATTAGTGCAAATTTAATTGAGGTTAAGGTCAAGGCAGCAGAACCTTATATTGACGCAAGGACTGCAGTTGCAATAGATGCTAAGTCAAAAGTGGTACTATACGAGAAAAATGCTCACATGCTAGTTCCTATGGCAAGCACAACTAAAATAATGACTGCTTTAGTTGCCTTAAATTATGGAGATTTAGACAGAAAGATAGAAATATCAGCTAAGGCAGCTTCCATAAGAGGATCAACTGTTGGCTATAAAAAAGGAGAAAAAGTTCCTTTAAAGGAACTTATATATGGTTTAATGCTTCGTTCAGGAAATGATGCAGCAATTGCTATAGCAGAAGGCTTAGCAGGAAGCGTTGACGAGTTTGTAAGACTTATGAACGAATATGCAAATCAAATTGGTGTATATAATACTCATTTTGAATCACCACATGGCTTAGACAGCCAAAACCATTATTCAACAGCTTATGACTTGGCTGTTATAACTGCAAAAGCTCGAGAAAATCAATTGTTCAATGAAATAGTTAAGTCAAAGGACGTAGATGGTAATGAAGAAGGATTTACAAGAAGCTTTCATAACATAAATAAAATATTGTCAATGCTTGAAAACTCAACAGGAGTTAAAACAGGTTATACAGGTCAGGCAGGCAAATGCCTTGTTACCTCCGTTACAATAAAAGACCATGATGTTATAATTGTTGTGCTCAACTCACCAGGAAGATGGAAGGAAACAGAGAAGATAAATGATTATGTAGTTAAAAATTATGAATATAAAAAGTTCTTCTCAAAAGGTGACGTAGTTAGTGAGGTACCAGTAGATAACGAAAAGGAAAAGCTTCAGCTTCTTGCTGAAGAGGATATAATAATACCAGTTAAGCAGGGCTTAGATTATGAGGTGAAAGTCATAAAACCAAATTATGAGATAACTGGTCCTATAAAGAAAGACTTTAAGCTTGGAAATGTTGATATATACACAGAAGGAAAGAAGATATATTCTAAGCCTCTTATAGCTGATAGAAATATTAATAAAAAAGGTATACTAAGAAGATTGTTAGGTATTTAA
- a CDS encoding DUF2953 domain-containing protein: protein MKWSIFIFLAILLIMFIPIPIKLTAAYSNNQLCLYIFNFNIKLKKKEKKSSKSNKKKKTSKLPKIDFQDARLLVTKLECLRFKPTLRMKISLNYGLLDASSTGIAYGVLNTFSPFLYKLLTIVFKVKKYDMDVKPNFNELMVAASVNSIIFINLAKIIYIVAVLLKSLKFIKQKKNYAYSNS from the coding sequence ATGAAGTGGAGCATTTTCATTTTCCTTGCAATTTTACTTATTATGTTTATTCCTATACCAATAAAGCTCACTGCAGCCTATAGTAATAACCAGTTATGCTTGTACATATTCAATTTTAATATAAAGCTGAAGAAAAAAGAAAAAAAATCTAGCAAGTCAAATAAAAAAAAGAAGACTTCAAAGCTTCCTAAAATTGATTTTCAAGATGCACGATTGCTTGTAACTAAGCTGGAGTGCCTTCGATTCAAACCTACTCTTAGAATGAAGATAAGCCTTAATTACGGACTTTTAGATGCTAGCAGCACAGGCATAGCTTATGGAGTTTTAAACACTTTTTCTCCCTTTCTGTATAAGCTTTTAACCATAGTGTTTAAGGTAAAAAAATATGATATGGATGTTAAACCAAATTTTAATGAGCTTATGGTTGCAGCAAGCGTTAACAGTATAATTTTCATCAATTTAGCTAAAATTATTTACATAGTAGCTGTACTTCTTAAATCCTTAAAATTTATTAAACAGAAAAAGAATTATGCATACAGCAATTCTTAA
- the ytfJ gene encoding GerW family sporulation protein produces MDGHPIDNLMKTTMEHIKEMVDVNTIVGDPIEAKDGSVIIPVSKVSFGFASGGSEFNSPDCKENKSKLPFGGGSGAGVNVRPIAFLVIKNDSVRLLPVEYDNPFDKLLDSIPQLVETVKNLTNKNKAKEKECCDKKID; encoded by the coding sequence ATGGACGGTCATCCTATTGATAATCTCATGAAAACAACCATGGAACATATTAAAGAAATGGTAGATGTAAATACCATTGTAGGTGATCCTATAGAAGCCAAGGACGGCTCTGTTATTATACCTGTATCAAAGGTTTCTTTTGGTTTTGCTTCAGGCGGAAGCGAATTTAATTCTCCAGATTGCAAGGAAAACAAGTCTAAGCTTCCTTTTGGCGGCGGATCAGGTGCAGGAGTAAATGTTAGACCAATAGCTTTTTTAGTTATTAAAAATGACTCTGTAAGGCTTCTGCCAGTAGAATACGATAATCCTTTTGACAAACTTTTAGACTCTATACCTCAGCTAGTAGAAACAGTAAAAAATCTTACAAATAAAAATAAGGCTAAGGAAAAAGAATGCTGTGACAAAAAAATAGACTAA